ATCGTTCTCAAGGTGCTGCTGCCCGAAGCCCTGCCGGCCATCGCGCTCGGCCTGACGCTGACCGTGGTCAGCCTCATCGGCTACTCCGCCATGGTCGGCGCGGTCGGCGCCGGCGGCCTCGGCGATCTCGGCATCCGCTTCGGCTACCAGCGCTTCATGCCCGACGTCATGGCGGCCGTGGTGGTGGTTCTGATCGTGCTGGTCCAGGCGGTCCAGACCATTGGCGAAGCCATTGCCCGCAAGGTCAACAAGCGCATCCGCCGCGCCTGAGCGGCGCCCTCAAATCTTGAACCTGGAGACACCCATGTCCGATCGCTTCAACTTCGACCGCCGCACCTTGCTCGGCGCCGGCACCGCCACCCTCGCGACCCTCGCCGCTCCCGGCCTCGTCCGGGCGCAGGCGCCCACCACCATCCGCATCGGCGGCACCGGCGGCCCGCATTCGCAGATCCTGGAAGCCGTGAAGCCGGTCGCCGCCAGGCGCGGCCTCGACCTCAAGATCACCGAGTTCTCCGACTACATCATCCCGAACGCGGCACTTGCCGCCGGCGAGCTCGATGCCAATTCCTATCAGCACAAGCCGTTCCTGGATCAGCAGAACGCCGACCGGAAATACGATCTGGTCAGCGTCGGTCTGACCGTCAATTTCCCGCTCGGCGTCTATTCCAAGAAGTACAAGACCTGGGCCGAGGTTCCGGACGGCGCGCAGATCGCCATCCCGAACGACCCGACCAATGGCGGCCGCACGCTGCTCCTGTTCCAGGACAAGGGACTGATCAAGCTGAAGCCCGGCGTCGGCTATAGCCCGACCGTCGTCGACATCATCGAGAACACCAGGAAGTTCCGCTTCCTGGAGATCGAGGCGGCCCAGACGCCACGCTCGCTCGACGACGTCGCGGCCGCCGCGGTCAATACCAATTTCGCCATCCCCGCCGGCCTCAATCCGACCCGTGACGCGCTGCTGCGCGAGGACCCGAAGGGGCCTTACGTCAACCTGATCGCGGTGCGCGCCATCGACAAGGACAAACCCTGGGTCAAGCCGCTTGTCGAGAGCTACCAGTCGGCGGAGGTCAAGGCCTTCATCGACAAGACCTTCCAGGGTTCCGTGATCGCCTCCTGGTAAGGGCCGGCAGCCGGGCCGACGAAGAGGCTCACGGCGGCGGCATTCACATCTCTCATGAATGCCGAGGTCGTCGCGAGGACACCCCCTAAACCTCCCCCCGGCGGGGGGAGGTCGGCCGAAGGCCGGGAGAGCGGGAATTGAGACTTTAGAATCCGCCTTGCCCTCGTCGCACGGTGGCTTCTCGTCTCGCTCCTCGCCCCCTCTCCCGACCTGCGCTGCGCTCCGGTCGACCTCTCCCCGCCGGGGCGAGGTGGGGGCGGTGGTTCAGGTGCATTCCGTTCCGCTGCTACAATTCAAAACGTTTGTGCCCAGGATAAGGGGCCGGCAGCGATGCCGGCCCTTTTTCATTCCGCCGGCATGGCGGCCGTTTCTTCGCGGTCGCGCGGGAAGGTCAGGGCGGCCAGCGCGATCAGCACGCACAGGCCGGCGAGCACCTGGAAGGTCAGGGTGAAGCCGCCGGAACGATGCAGCCAGGCGACCAGCCAGACCGCGCCGGCGCCAACCCCGAAGGTCATGGTGTAGCGCGCCGCAAAGGCGCGGGCCCGCCACTCGTCGCTGGTATATTTGCCGGTCATCGCGTCGTTCAGCGTCACCTGGCTGTACATGATGGTGACCACCCCGGTCGCCGCGATCAGCATGGTCCAGTCCTGGGCGACCGAGGCGAGCAGCAGGAACGGCGTCAGCGCGAAACCGATCGGGATGAACAGGCTGCGCAGCGGATAGCGGTCGATCAGATGGCCGACGGTATATTGCGAGATCGCGCCGCAGAGATAGACCAGGAAGCCGATCGTGCCGATCACCGCCGGCGCCGAGCCGAACAGGGTGATGCGTTCCTGGATCAGCTTGGGCAGCGCCACCGTCACGGCATTGAAGGTGATGCCGAGCGAAAAGGCGACGAACAGCAGGATGACGAAGACCCGCATCATCTCGTCGCGGCCGATGCGCGCCTGGCCGCCGGCCTTCGAGCCGAGCCGCTTCTCGTCCCGGACATTGGCCATGAAGGCGACACCGACGAGAATGCTGACGGCCCCTGGGATGAAGAAGGCGGCCCGCCAGCCGAACCATTGGGTCAGCGCCCCGGTGATCAGCGCCGACAGCGCGACGCCCAGATTGCCCCAGACGCCGTTGATGCCGATGTCGCGGCCGAGCCTTTGCGCATGCGACACCAGCATGGCGGTGCCGACCGGGTGATAGATCGCGCCGAAGGCGCCAATGGCGGTGAGCCCGATCGCAAGCTCAGTGGCATTGCGGGCAAGACCGGTCGCCGCGACCGCCAGCCCGCCGCCAATGAAAAAGATCACCAGCATGTTGCGCCGGCTCCACCGGTCGCCAAGCCAGCCGGCCGGCAGCGACAAGGCGCCGAAGGCGATGAAGCCGCCGAGCGACAAAGGCAGCAGGTCGCCGAAGGGCACGCCGAATTCGGTCGCCATGGTCAGCACGGCCGTGGCGAAGATCAGCATCATCAGATGGTCGAGCGCATGGGCAATATTGATATAGGCGATGACGGTGGTCGGGCGGTTCATCAGGCACGTCCATTGGCAGGATCAGTGGCGCCAGCCTAGGATGGCTTATGAAGGATGTAACGCCAACTCCTGTCGATAAGACGCCAGATACTGCGTTCGAGGCTGGCATCGGCGTGCTGGCCCGGCGCTACCCGCAGGGCACCCATCTCGCCCTGCACCGGCATGAGACGGCCCAGCTGATCTTCGCGGTGTCAGGCACCATGCAGGTCACCACGCCAACCGGCCGCTGGCTGGTTCCACCCGAGCGCGCCGTATGGGTGCCGGCCCGTTTCGCCCACGCCATCGACATGCTCTCCGATGTCGAGATGCGCTCGACCTATGTGGCGGCGGGCGCCGCGCATGACGGCTGGGTGGCCGCAGCGCCCGGGCAAGACCGGGTGATTGCCGTCTCGGGCCTGCTGCGCGCCCTGATCCTGGCCCAGTTCGACCAGCCGCTCGCGCCCGGGCGGCGGCGGGCCGTCACCGCCCTGCTGCTCGACGAAGTGGCACGCGCCGAGGCCGCGCCGACCTTCGTGCCGATGCCAAAAAGTCCGGCCATGATCCGGCTTGCCGAAAGTGTCGTCGCCGATCCCGCCGGCGCTGCCGATCTGGCCGATCTCGCCGCCCGTGCCGGCACCTCGGTGCGCACCGCCTCGCGGCTGTTTCCGGCCGAGACGGCGCTGACCTTCAAGGCCTGGCGGCAGCGCGCCCGCATCATGGCGGCGATCCAGGTTCTCGGCCGCGGGGTGAGCGTGAAAGAGGCTGCGCGCAGCCTGGGCTTTTCATCCTCGGCGGCTTTCGGCGCCGCCTTCAGGAGCGTCACCGGCAAGACCCCCGGCGGCTTTTTCGAACCGAGGCCGTAGCTCGATCCGGCAAGGAGCACTCCCACCATGCCTGCGCCCATCGATTTCGCCGTGCGGCCCTATCGGGCGAGCGACCTCGACGCCGTCATCGCGATCTTTCTCGGCGCCATCAGGCAGGTCGCCTCGAAGGACTATGATCCGGCGCAGATCGATGCCTGGGCGCAGGTCGATCGAGCGGCATGGGGCCAAAGGCGGCTGAGCCGAACAACCTTTGTCGCGGTTGTCGGCCAGGTGGTTGTCGGTTTCGCCGATCTCGAGCCGGACGGCCATCTGGACATGATGTTCGTTCATCCCGCTTATCAGAGGATGGGCATTGCCTCCCTCCTGCTTGCAACCGTCGAGGCGACGGCCGGCACACGGAGGATCCCCTGGATCCGGGCCGAAGTCAGCATCACCGCCCGTCCATTCTTTGAAAGCCGGGGGTTCCAGCTTGTCGCGACACAGGAGGTTGCATTGCGCGGCCAGCTCCTGACCAACCACCGCATGCAGAAGGCGATCGCGCAGCACATGACCGCTCCGACCTGAGCGATCACGCGCCGCGGCGCGCAAGGCCAGCGGATTCATACGTCCCGGATAAGACCAATGTCTTCGGTGCCTGGCGCATGCTCGCCCGGGTGCGCAAGGAGAGCGGCCCCAGGCGAGCGTGCGTCAGGCCGCCCGCCGCCCACCCGGCGCCGCTGCGGCCTCGGGCTCGCCGGTCAGCGCGTGCAGGAAATGGCGCACCTCTTCGGCAAGCCTCGATGATTGTTCGCCGAGATCGCTGGATGTGGTGAACACCTCGCTTGCCACATCCTTGGTCTGGTCGATGCCGGCATTCACCTGCGACACGTTGGACGACAATGTGCGGGTGGTCTGCGCCGCCATCTGGGCGCTGGCCGCGATCTCGCGGGTGGCCGCATCCTGCTCCTCGATCGCTCCGGCAATCGAACTGGTCACCGCGTGAATTTCGGCCATGGTGCGCGCCACGTCGCGGATGGTGCCGACGGCGCTGGCGGTCGACGCCTGGATACCGGCGATCTGCTGCGCGATCTCGTCGGTCGCCTTGGAGGTCTGGGCCGCGAGCTGCTTGACCTCCTGCGCGACGACGGCGAATCCGCGCCCGGCCTCGCCGGCCCGCGCCGCCTCGATCGTCGCGTTGAGCGCCAGGAGGTTGGTCTGCGAGGCGATCGCCTGGATCAGGCCAACCACGTCGCCGATTTTCTGGGCAGCGTCGGAGAGCCGCATCACGTCGGCCGACGAGGCTTCCGTCATGCCCGTCGCGCTGCGCACCACGGTCGTCGCATTGCCGACCTGACGCGAAATCTCCTGGATCGAATGGGTCAGTTCCTCGGCCGCCGAAGCGACCGTCTGGACGTTGACCGATGTTTCCTCCGAAGCCGCCGCCGCCGACACCGCTTCGTCGGAAGCACTTGCCGCGATCGCGGTCAGTGAACGCGATGTCGCCTGCATTTGCCGGGCGCTGCCGTCGACGATCTGCAATACGCCCTCGGTCGCCAGCCGGAAGGTCTCGACGGCGGCGTTCACCTGCTGGTTCCGGGCCGCCCGCTCTTCCAGCAGGATCTGCTGATAGGTCGAGATGGCGAGGTCGAGGTCGAACAGCACCACCTTGTTCAGGCTCTCGATCAGCCGCGCCGCCTTGGTGGACGCGAACCTGTGCTTCGCCAGCACGAGGCGAGCGAGTTCCGACAGCATGAATTGATAGCCGCCGATATACCAGCGCGGCTCCAGTCCGATGTGGTGATGCGCGCGGCCGATGCGATCGATGCTCTCGGCATAGTCGGAGCCGAACTTGCCGCTGAACAATCGTTCCCAATGCCGGACCTGGGCACTTTCCAACGCACCCTGCCGGCTGCCGATCAGCGCCGCCATCTGCGGCTCGACCTGCAGATGGGCATAGAAGCGCTTCAGGATGCCGCCGAGCGCCGGTGCGATCATGGCCCACAACGGCTTGAGATCCGCCGCGGTGCCCTGGTCGATCCGAGCGAAGGCCAGCCGCGTGGAGAGATCCCGGTCCTTGGTCATGAAGCAGCCGTCCCATGCAACGAAATGCGATGACGGATAACTGCCCAGAAATGCTTAACGGATCATTTATACCTAAATATACTTGGAAACGGCAAATAACAATTCAAATACGGATAAATCACTTAAAGGAGAGAGGATCATGCGCAAGAAGCAACAGCAATTCGATGCCAAATCATCACGCGGAAGCGGCTCTATTCCTATCGACCTCGCCGGTTTCTCATGCCATCGCCCGAGGGGCGGTCTTCCTGCACCTGACGCCAGCGACAACGACCGGCCGTCAACGCAGCGACGGCGCGCGTCCGAGCACACGCAAGAGGTCGGCATGGACCGCCGCGATATGGCCCTTGAGAAAATCGCAGGCCGCCTCGACCTGACCCGCGCGGCAGAGCGCGATCAGCTCGCCATGCTCCTTCTCCGCGGTTCCCATCGCTTCGGTGCGGCTGAGCTGCACCCGGGTATAGCGGTCGCTGGTCTGTAGCAGCGACACGACGATCGCTTGCGTCCGCGGCTGTTTGGCCCGGGCATAAAGCGCCATGTGAAAGTCGGCATTGAGAACGCCCCAGCGGCTGACGTCATGGGCGGCGATCGCGCCGACGAACTGGCCCTGGATCTCGTCGAGCCGGACGAAATCCTCCGCCTCGAACAGCGGTGCCGATTGCGCCAGCATGCGCGGCTCGAGGATGCCGCGGAGCTCGAACACATCGTTGATCTCGTCGAGCGACAGTTCCGAGACGATCGCCCCCTTGTGCGGCGCGATCCGGACCAGACCCTCGGCCTCCAGCTGGAACAGCGCTTCACGCACCGGGATGCGGCTGACCCCATAGGTCACCGCCAGCGCGTCCTGGCGCAGCTGTGCTCCGGCCACGTGAGAGCCGTCGAGAATGGCCTGGCGCAGCTGATCGGCGATCGCGGCCGACAGGGTCTTGTGTTTCAGCGGAACGTTCATGCGAGACCCACCTTACAGCATTTTGCCAGGACACAAGCATCGCGGCGCGAGAAGAAAATGCGACAGAACAAGAGGTTAAAGCGCTTCTGCGGGGTCTGGGGCGGCATGGCGCAGGGCTTCTGAAAAATGCTTTCGCGGTGCTTGACTCGAAGATTGTATAAAATCTACGATCTGAAAATTCCAGAGCAAAACGCACTCTCGAGCCCCAGAGCGCAACGATGATCGACCAAGCGATCACATCAGCCCCCGTCATCGCGCCCTATCGGGTGATAACCGGCGCGTCCAACCGGCTGCTTGCCGTCGAGCGCCTGGCGATCATGGGCCTGATGTTCCTTTTGACCGGCTTGATCCTGGTCAATGTGGTGACGCGCTACACCGGCTTTCCGATCTATTGGATCGACGAGTCGGCGGTCTATTCGGTGGTCTGGCTGACCTTCATCGGCGCCTCGGCGATGACCCGCCTGCGTCTCGATTTCTCGGTGACCATGCTGACCGAGCGGCTGCCGCCAGGGCCGATGAAGATCGCCAAGGTCATATCAACCGGCGCCGTCGTCGCCTTCGGCCTGGCGCTCGCCGCCATGTGCTGGCTGTGGATGGACCCGGTCGGCATCGCGCGGGCCGGTTTCGACGCCCGCGAATTCGCCGGCGACAGCTTCAACTTCCTCTACACCGAGCGGACCCAGACGCTGAACTGGCCGACCTGGGTGCTCTACCTGATCCTGCCGATCTTCGCCGTGTCGATGACCATCCACGGCGCCGCCAACATCCTGGAGGACCTGGAGCTCGTGCCGAAGGCCGCGCTGCCCGGCTTCAGGCTCTCCGACATCGATGCGGTGAACTGACGATGATCACCACCACCGCCTTCATGATCATCATGCTGGTCGGCGTGCCGATCGGGCTCTGCCTGTGCATCGCCGGCATGGTCTACATCATGGCCTCGGGCAATCCGCTCCTGTTCCAGAGTTTCCCGCTGCAGCTCTTCGGCGGCGTCGACAGCTACGGCCTGATCGCCATTCCGCTGTTCATCCTGATCGGCGAGATCATGAATGGTGGCGGCATCACCCGGCGTATCGTCGACATGGCCATGGCCTTTGTCGGCCAGCTCCGCGGCGGGCTCGCCTATGTCAACATTCTCGCCAACATGTTCGTCTCCTCGATCCTGGGCTCGGCGACCGCCCAGGTCGCGATCATGGCGCAGATCATGGTCCCGGAGATGGAGAAGAAGGGTTACGACAAGACCTTCGCGGCGGGGTTGACGGCCTATGGCGGCATGCTCGGCCCGATCATCCCGCCCTCGGTGATGTTCGTCGTCTACAGCGTGCTGGCCCAGGTCTCGGTCAGCGACATGCTGATCGCCGGCATCGTGCCGGGCGTGGTCCTCACCGTGATGTTCTGCGTCGTCATCGCGCTGATGGGTTATGTCTACAATTACCCGCGCGCCGAGCCGATGACCGTGCGCCAGCGGATCAGCACCATCCTCGGCGCCTGCCCGACCTTGCTGATCCCGATCGTCATTGTCGGCTCGATCCTCGGCGGCCTCGCCAATGCCACCGAATCGGCGGCGGTCGGTACCGTTGCAGCGGCTCTGATCGGCCGTTACTGGACCAAGGAATTCTCGTTCTCGCGGCTGCCCGAAATGATGCTGCGCGCCGGCATCTATTCGGCCGTCGTGTTGTTCCTGGTCGCCGCCGCCGCGGTGTTCTCCTGGGTGCTGATCTTCGGCAAGGTGCCGCAGGAGGCCGCCGCCTGGATCCAGTCGGTCGCCAAGGATCCGGTCAGCTTCATGCTGCTGGTCAATGTGATCTTGCTGGTGATCGGCACCGTCATCGACGGCATTCCCGGCCTGATCATGACCGTGCCGATCCTGCTGCCCATCGCCACCGAGGTCTATGGCATCGACCCCAGGCAGTTCGGCGTGGTGGTCGTGGTCAACCTGGTGCTCGGGCTGCTGTCGCCCCCCGTCGGCCTTTGCTTCTTCGTCGCCGCCGCCGTCACCGGCGCCAAGCCCGGCAAGATGTTCCTCGTCACCCTGCCGTTCTTCGGCATCTCCTGCGTCCTGCTCGTCCTGCTCTCGCTCTACCCCTTCCTGTCGCTTGCCTTGCTGAAATAACCGCAGCCGCCCCTCAAAACCCACGGAGTGATCCATGACCCTGTCCCGTCGTCATCTCATCACGGCCGCCGCCGCTGGTGTTGTCCTGCCGCTCGCCGCGCCCTCGCTGGCGCTCGCCCAGGCGCGTGAATTCCGCTTGGGCATCCTCACGCCCAACGGCCATCCCTGGAACAAGGCCGCGCTCAAGGTCGGCGACATGCTGAAGGCCGAGACCAATGGCCGCCTGTCGCTGACCGTGTTCCATTCCGGCCAGCTCGGCAACGAGGCCGCCATGCTGCAGCAGATGCAGTCCGGCGCCCTCGACATGGGCTGGATCATGGCGGCCGAGCTCGGCTCGCGGGTGCCGGCCATTGCCGCGATCACCGCGCCCTATGTCGTCGATTCGACGCCGAAGATCGCCAAGCTGGTGCGCCATCCCGTGGCGATGAAACTGTTCGACGTGCTGCCGCGCGAGACCGGCACGGTCGGCCTTGCCTGGGGCATCACCGGCATGCGCGCGATCTTCTCGGCGCGCGACATTTCGAGCCTCGCCGATATCCGCGGCATGAAGCTGCGCATCAACGCGACACCGGTCTATCGCGACTTCTACCAGGCGCTCGGCGCCGCCCCGACACCGATCCCGACGCCGGCCGTGTTCGACGCCATGACCAACGGCCAGGTCGACGGCCTGGAGGCCGATCTCGAATTCTCCTGGAACCAGCGCTTCGACAAGGTGTCGAAGGTCATCCTGCAGATGAATGCCGTGTTCATGCCGATGATCGCGCTGGTCTCCGGCCGGGTCTGGCAGACCGTGCCGGCCGGCGATCGCGAACTGATCACCAAGACCGTCAAGACCGCGCTCGACGCCCAGATCGACGAGCTCGCGCTGAACGAACCGAAGCTGATCGAGCAGTTCCGGGCGGCCCCCATCACCATCCGCACGGCGAACGTGGCCGACGCCCAGGCTGTCATCCAGGACTTCGACAAGATCTGGCTGCCGAAAGCGCCGGTTCTCGCCGACCTGCGCAAGGCCGGCGCCAGCCTCTGAGCCCATTCGACCACCTGTCCGGGGGGCGCGGCCCGAGTGCCCGCCCCTCCCCTTTGGAGATTACCAATGAGCCCGCGCATTTCCTGGGAAGGCGTCTTCCCGGCCGTGACCACCCAGTTCCGCGACGACCTGTCGCTCGACATCGACGCCACCGCCGGCGTCATGGACCGCCTGATCCGCGACGGCGTCTCGGGCCTGATCATCTGTGGTTCGGTCGGCGAGAACACCTCGCTCGAGCGCAAGGAGAAGATCGCCATCATGGAAGCGGCGAAATCGGTCGCCGCCGGCCGCGTGCCGGTTCTCTGCGGCATCGCCGAATTCACCACCGCCTTCGCGGTCGAGACCGCCAAGGAAGCGTCCCGTGTCGGCATCGACGGCATCATGGTCATGCCGGCGCTGGTCTATTCGTCGAAGCCGCACGAGACCGCCGCGCATTTCCGCGCGGTCGCCTGCGCCACCGACCTGCCGGTCATGCTCTACAACAACCCGCCGATCTATAAGAACGACGTGACGCCGGATATCCTCGTCTCGCTCGCCGATGTCGAGACGGTCGTCTGCTTCAAGGACTCCTCCGGCGACACCCGCCGCTTCATCGATACCCGCAACAAGGTCGGCGATCGCTTCGTGCTGTTCGCCGGTCTCGACGACGTCATCGTCGAGAGCGTCGCCATGGGCGCCGCCGGCTGGGTCTCCGGCATGTCCAACGCGTTCCCGCGCGAGGGCGAGACGCTGTTCCGGCTCGCCAAGCAGGGCCGCTTCGCCGAAGCCATGCCGCTCTACGAATGGTTCATGCCGCTCCTGCATCTCGATGCCCGCCCGGACCTCGTCCAGTGCATCAAGCTCTGCGAGCACATCATGGGCCGCGGCACCTGGCTCACCCGCCCGCCGCGGCTGGCCCTGCTGCCGCACGAGAAAGCCGAGGTCGAGGCCATGATGGCCGCCGCCTTGAAGGTTCGCCCCGCCCTCCCCGATGTCGGCCTGAAGATCGCCGCCTGACGTGGCACGTCACCTGGCCCTTCTCCGCATTTGCCGAGCGTTAAGCACAATGCGGAGAGGCTTCCCCGGGCTTAACCTGCCGTTGAGCGGGATCGGCTCCTTTGCCCTGGGGGACAGGGGTGTTCGATGGACAGGACCGACATGACATTCAGCCTGCCGACCTGGCGCGTCACGCGCTGGTTGGTGGAGCCGGGCGCGGATGTTCCCGACAATATCCGCCACGCGCTGATCGCCAGCCTGTTCGGCACCTTGCCGATCTTCTTTGGCGGGGTCGCCAACACCATCCTGGTCGCGACCGCGGTGGTCATCCGCCAGCCGCAGCCGCTGTTCATCGCCTGGCTCTGTTTCGAAGTGGCCCTGTGCATCAGCCGTTTCGTCGTGCTGGTCGTTGCGCAGCGCGCCGCGGCCGCCGGACGCAAGACGCCGACCGATATCTCGATCGTGCTCGCCGTCTGCTGGGGCTTCAGCGTCGGCCTCGGCACATTTCTCGGCCTGACCTGCGGCGACGGGGTGATCGCGACGCTCACCTGCCTCTCCGCCGCCGCCATGGTCGGCGGCATATGCTTCCGCAATTTCGGCGCGCCGCGCATGGCCGCCGCCATGATCGTGCTGAGCCTCGGCCCTTTGTGCCTCGGCACCCTGTTCACCGGCGAGCCGCTGCTGCTGGTCGTGTTCCTGCAGATCCCCTTCTATCTCTACAGCATGAGCGCCGCGGCCTTCAGGCTGAACCGGATGGTGGTGACGACCATGAAGGCCGAGCAGGACAACGCCCATCGCGCGCGCCATGACGCGCTGACCGGCCTGTCCAACCGCGCCGGCCTGACCAGCGCGTTGAGCGACCGGCTGGCCGGCCGCGCCGATGCCCCCAGCCACCTCGCCCTGTTCTACCTCGACCTCGACGGCTTCAAGACGGTCAACGATACCTATGGCCACGCCGCCGGCGACCGGGTGCTGCAGCTGGTCGCCGACAGGTTCGACGGACTGGTGCGCATTGGCGACGTCACCGCCCGGCTCGGCGGCGACGAATTCGTCGTGCTGGCCGACATGATCGATCCGGATACGGCGCTCCGCTTCGGCGCACGGCTGATCGAGGCGATCGCCGGCAGCTATGATCTCGGCGACGGCGCCGAGGCCTTGGTCGGCGTCAGCGTCGGCATAGCCTGCGCGCCCGACCATGGCAGCGATGTCGCGACCCTGCTGGCCGCTGCCGATGCCGCCCTTTATGACGCAAAGTCGCTCGGCAAATGCCGCTGCGCCCTGGCAACCGCCAATGCGGGCGCCGCAAACCTGCTTCGGAACGCGCCGCCGCGCGACCGTGATAGGCTCGCCGGCCCCGCCCTGGCCGTCCGCTCGGCGGCCTGATCGGTGCCATGGATCGTCACCGGTTGCATGCCGGCGCGGGCCGCCGCATACCGGCGGCGCAATGTGAAGCAGGCCAAGCCATGTCACGCACCACCTTCTTCTGCATCGACGGCCATACCTGCGGCAATCCGGTGCGTGTCGTCACCGGCGGCTCGATCCCGCAACTTGCGGGCGACACCATGTTCGAGCGGCGCCAGCATTTCCTCCGGGAGTTCGACTGGATCCGCACCGGCCTGATGTTCGAGCCGCGCGGCCACGACATGATGTCGGGCTCGATCCTCTATCCGCCAACGCGCGCGGATTGCGACGTCGGCATCCTCTTCATCGAAACCTCCGGCTGCCTGCCCATGTGTGGCCACGGCACCATCGGCACGGTGACCACCATCATCGAGCACGGCCTCGTCACGCCGAAGACGCCGGGCCTCCTGAAGCTCGATACGCCGGCCGGCCTGGTCGAGGCGCGCTACGTCCAGAACGGCCCCTTTGTCGACAGCGTCCGGCTGACCAATGTGCCCTCGTTCCTGCTCGGGCGCGGCTACGAGGTCGATGTCGAGGGGCTCGGCACGCTTGTCGTCGATGTCGCTTATGGCGGCAATTTCTACGCCATCGTCGAGCCGCAGCCGGGCTACCGCGATCTCGAGGACCTGCAACCCTCCGACGTGCTGCGGTTCAGCCCGGCGCTGCGTCGCGCCTTCAATGCGCGCCACAGAATCGTGCATCCGGCCAATCCGGCGCTCGATCACCTCACCCATGTCCTGTGGACCGGTCGGCCCATGCACGGCGGCACCGCCCGCAACGCGGTGTTCTATGGCGACAAGGCGATCGACCGCTCGCCCTGCGGCACCGGCACGTCGGCCCGCATGGCCCAGCTCGCCGCCACCGGCCGGCTCGCCGCGGGTGACGATTTCATCCATGAATCGATCATCGGCTCGAAGTTCACCGGCCGGATCGAAGGCCAGACCCGGGTCGGCCATGTCGAAGCGATCATTCCCTCGATCGAGGGCTGGGCGCGGGTGACCGGCACCAGCACGATCACCATTGACGATCGCGATCCCTATTGGGCCGGATTTCAAGTCGCCGATCGGTAACGTCGCCGGCCGGTCGGCGCGCCGTTCAAGGCTGCGGCGCGACCACCGGATAGACCGAGGTGAACGGCTCGATGCGGACGATGCCGGCGGCGAAGACGCCGACCTTGGCCATCGGCGCCATGACCAATGCGCCGTCGACCCGGCGCTGCACCGCATAGCGCCAGAGCGACACCTGCCCCTCGGCGGCGATCTTGCGGGAAATCAGTTCGGCCTGGGCGCCGGCGCCAAGCCCTGCCAGTTCGGCATCCGGCACGCCGATGAAGATCTCGTCGCGCGGCCCGATCACCTTGAACAGGGTGATGCCGCTCGCGGCCGGAGCGGT
This portion of the Phreatobacter stygius genome encodes:
- a CDS encoding GNAT family N-acetyltransferase — encoded protein: MPAPIDFAVRPYRASDLDAVIAIFLGAIRQVASKDYDPAQIDAWAQVDRAAWGQRRLSRTTFVAVVGQVVVGFADLEPDGHLDMMFVHPAYQRMGIASLLLATVEATAGTRRIPWIRAEVSITARPFFESRGFQLVATQEVALRGQLLTNHRMQKAIAQHMTAPT
- a CDS encoding MetQ/NlpA family ABC transporter substrate-binding protein; translation: MSDRFNFDRRTLLGAGTATLATLAAPGLVRAQAPTTIRIGGTGGPHSQILEAVKPVAARRGLDLKITEFSDYIIPNAALAAGELDANSYQHKPFLDQQNADRKYDLVSVGLTVNFPLGVYSKKYKTWAEVPDGAQIAIPNDPTNGGRTLLLFQDKGLIKLKPGVGYSPTVVDIIENTRKFRFLEIEAAQTPRSLDDVAAAAVNTNFAIPAGLNPTRDALLREDPKGPYVNLIAVRAIDKDKPWVKPLVESYQSAEVKAFIDKTFQGSVIASW
- a CDS encoding globin-coupled sensor protein; translation: MTKDRDLSTRLAFARIDQGTAADLKPLWAMIAPALGGILKRFYAHLQVEPQMAALIGSRQGALESAQVRHWERLFSGKFGSDYAESIDRIGRAHHHIGLEPRWYIGGYQFMLSELARLVLAKHRFASTKAARLIESLNKVVLFDLDLAISTYQQILLEERAARNQQVNAAVETFRLATEGVLQIVDGSARQMQATSRSLTAIAASASDEAVSAAAASEETSVNVQTVASAAEELTHSIQEISRQVGNATTVVRSATGMTEASSADVMRLSDAAQKIGDVVGLIQAIASQTNLLALNATIEAARAGEAGRGFAVVAQEVKQLAAQTSKATDEIAQQIAGIQASTASAVGTIRDVARTMAEIHAVTSSIAGAIEEQDAATREIAASAQMAAQTTRTLSSNVSQVNAGIDQTKDVASEVFTTSSDLGEQSSRLAEEVRHFLHALTGEPEAAAAPGGRRAA
- a CDS encoding TRAP transporter small permease gives rise to the protein MIDQAITSAPVIAPYRVITGASNRLLAVERLAIMGLMFLLTGLILVNVVTRYTGFPIYWIDESAVYSVVWLTFIGASAMTRLRLDFSVTMLTERLPPGPMKIAKVISTGAVVAFGLALAAMCWLWMDPVGIARAGFDAREFAGDSFNFLYTERTQTLNWPTWVLYLILPIFAVSMTIHGAANILEDLELVPKAALPGFRLSDIDAVN
- a CDS encoding AraC family transcriptional regulator; translated protein: MKDVTPTPVDKTPDTAFEAGIGVLARRYPQGTHLALHRHETAQLIFAVSGTMQVTTPTGRWLVPPERAVWVPARFAHAIDMLSDVEMRSTYVAAGAAHDGWVAAAPGQDRVIAVSGLLRALILAQFDQPLAPGRRRAVTALLLDEVARAEAAPTFVPMPKSPAMIRLAESVVADPAGAADLADLAARAGTSVRTASRLFPAETALTFKAWRQRARIMAAIQVLGRGVSVKEAARSLGFSSSAAFGAAFRSVTGKTPGGFFEPRP
- a CDS encoding GntR family transcriptional regulator, with protein sequence MNVPLKHKTLSAAIADQLRQAILDGSHVAGAQLRQDALAVTYGVSRIPVREALFQLEAEGLVRIAPHKGAIVSELSLDEINDVFELRGILEPRMLAQSAPLFEAEDFVRLDEIQGQFVGAIAAHDVSRWGVLNADFHMALYARAKQPRTQAIVVSLLQTSDRYTRVQLSRTEAMGTAEKEHGELIALCRAGQVEAACDFLKGHIAAVHADLLRVLGRAPSLR
- a CDS encoding MFS transporter — translated: MNRPTTVIAYINIAHALDHLMMLIFATAVLTMATEFGVPFGDLLPLSLGGFIAFGALSLPAGWLGDRWSRRNMLVIFFIGGGLAVAATGLARNATELAIGLTAIGAFGAIYHPVGTAMLVSHAQRLGRDIGINGVWGNLGVALSALITGALTQWFGWRAAFFIPGAVSILVGVAFMANVRDEKRLGSKAGGQARIGRDEMMRVFVILLFVAFSLGITFNAVTVALPKLIQERITLFGSAPAVIGTIGFLVYLCGAISQYTVGHLIDRYPLRSLFIPIGFALTPFLLLASVAQDWTMLIAATGVVTIMYSQVTLNDAMTGKYTSDEWRARAFAARYTMTFGVGAGAVWLVAWLHRSGGFTLTFQVLAGLCVLIALAALTFPRDREETAAMPAE